The DNA region atatttgtagcaatagccaacaatacattatatacatcgaattttcttttatgccaatattcattaggatattaagtaaagatcatgttccagtaagatattttgtaaatttcctaccgtaattatatcaaaacttaatttttgattggtaatgcattgctaagaacttcattttgacaactttaaaagcgatgaatattttgcatcctcagattcccgATTTTCAAATAGAtagccaaatattatcctatcctaacaaatcaaTGGAATGCTTaccatcaatggaaagcttatttattcagctttcagatgatatacatctaaaaataaataaataaatggttttgcGGTCTAGGCTAGGGTCACATACAGCAAAAGACCTTCATAAATATTAGAAAGTATtagtaattgtaaaaataaataaataggcctaaataaaacaCGTAGACAACAATGGGTTGATGCGAATTCAGTAATTTGAATGACAAACCTGTTTTATAAAAAGGACTCAAAAAGTGGTGCTTCAACTTAAATATGTACTTACCTGCACTAAAGCGAAGCGTTGTAACCACTTTTCAGTTGTGAACATACATGTCAGAGAAAATATTTAGAAACTGTCTCGTGTTAAATTTTCTTAAAGCAGTAATTTATGGCGCATGCCAGGTGCATCTCATTGGATTATTTAACACTGTTTAATTCCTGCACAAACAGAAAGTGCTAAGCAACAGCGAGTTAGTAAGTGGACTGAGGGGATATTTAGGAAGCaagcaaaatattaatgaattcgAATCGCTTTAGGGTTTAGGTTATAAAAGTGCTGATAAATAAACCAGAGCTGGGGGCAGTGCAAGTATCCATGGCAACAGATTAAACAGCGTTTGAACGCAGCGCGTGATTCTGGTGCTCGGCTCTTTTCGCTCGGTTCAGGTCGTTCCTCCTgctattgttttgttatttctcctAATACAGTTTTGAGTATGGCTTTCTTCGGACTCACATATTTGGGCTATCAGAACCCTTTTGGGGACAGGATGGTAACATCTAGGCACAACAATCTTACACGAGGTATGGCTGCTTTGGTGCGATGTTAAAACAGGCGCTTTCGACGGATCTTTAGCACATCTGTTTATCTAACTTACACTAGTGGGGTCCAATATGTTTGTTTCTTCCTTTCAGACTCATCAGACCTGCATCTCGGCAGTCAGAGCAGATATCAGGACTTGAGCAGACGCGTTCAGAGGTGTAAGTTCACACTAAATACATCAAACACCCACATACTGAATGAGTTACATACTAAAGAGaggttctctctctgtgtgtgtgtatagtttgtgtaATTATGCTTGCTCAAAATTGAGAGTGATATGTTCAGATTATTCATGACGagtttggattttttattttaaatgaaccagtcttaataatttatcttaaatctaaattaattggATGCTTTTTTTGGTGGTCACTGTGGCATAGATGagatcttgtgtttctctttagcTCCTAAAGAGCTGTATCGTGTACCTGTGACGGACAACCAGCAGTACGGCTGGTGGGTTTCCACCGATGGCCTGAAGAACCGGGAGCCTTGGACTCAAACCCGTCGCTTCCCACGCAAAAACAGCGAAATGACCAAGTATGAAGGATCTTAAGCTATGTAGGCCAATGTGTGTCAACAGACAATTAATGGataatgctttaataataataatgcatatttcaCTGATTTTCTCAGGTTTGTGAATGAGATGTCAATGACTTGCCCAGACTTCAGCTTGTTTTGATTCCTGGTCCTTGGAACTGTAAGACAGTATGTTCACATGGTGATCACAGTGCACTAATACTGCAACACTGCAGTGTGTCACTTTGCTCTGCAGAACAGGAGGTGCAGAGGACACACAACTCACACTAATGCCAGTGTTACCTATCCACTGCACAGCTATGGCTGTGCCATATTGTTTATAGAATTTAGTGCAATAAATTTAGTCCCAATCTGAATGTGCTAAATGTTGTTCTTTGCATATACCTGCATTATGGTGGAAAAGTccagtaataataaaacaatgaaccATTTGTGAATAAACTTGACCTGAAGCAGTCCATTCGGGAGGAACTTCTTCCTGAATTTTAGTAAACCACAATGTTCTGATTCGTCATTCGTTAGTATCAAAAACTGACTACACCAGGATGAAATGATGATCTAGGACCATGTTAAGTTAGCTTGACAACAGTATTTGAATTCCAGCTcaccaaatgcataaaatatttactgAGCAAGGCATCTTGATTTACACGCAAATCTCAGCTGGTAGAGTTTTGAAAAGCAGAAATTAATCAGTTCACATTAAGATATAAAAAATGATACTAGTTTGATTATAGAAGTGATAATTActagttgtaaataaataaaaatctacaatGTGTACCTATCATATTCTGAGgcaaaaaaacctttaaatgatGCATCATTTAAGGTGATGCAAACACAATGcctaatatatacaaaaaaaaaaaacagtttaacaaaaccacaataaaaagcaatcacaaaaaccaaataaaacagacttttttttatttttagtggggGAAAGTTTGTCTATATTCATCGAGAGTCTTTCCTCAACTTTCCTTTGCAAAGTTGAAATGCTTGTCCCTTTTCTAATCCTTCGACTAAAGTAAAAAcaagaatgaaacaaacaaacgaaaAGGTAAACGAAAATAAAGAGATGATCAGGAGGCGTTCAGCCCTGATCTAGACAGAGGCCCCAGTGTGAGAGTCAGTAGTACTAAAATACACTCCTGCTTGTCCGCAGTACAAAACCACTGTGTTTGCTTCCCTCGCGCTGAATATCCACCCGTGTATGCTTTTATTGCACATACTGGACGAAACAACAGGGCACCCTGCCTTTGGTACGAAACATGATCAACTGACATGCAATGACCAAACTACGATCAAAGCATATTTTCAATAAGTGAAGAACACATAGCAGGAAAAGATGCAAGTCGCTGAAAGAGGGGAACGAGTTAACGAATGTTGCGTCCACCAAATGAATCGCATTATACACCGTGTGATACAAAGAGGCACTGTTATCAAATGCTGAATTTGTTTAATTAAGGCAAATGCACTGCAATTCTCTATGTTATTAATTAGCTGGCTAGCAACTGTTTACCTAATGAATTTGAAGTTAGATTTAGATCGGTTTAGATATGTATTTTACCAAGTGGCTTTTTCCTTATACAGATGTTCACTACAATGAAGCAGAACAAGCGGTGGAGGGAATATTGTTGATCTGATCATACGTCAAAGACTGCAGTTGATCAGTTAGTACCAAATGTTCAGGTCTTTGTTCCCTCTCCTCAGCTGGAATGGAATCATAATCAAATAGATATAAGAACAACCAGAATAGGAATTAAAAAAACGGATACAGAGATGATACAAAATACCCAAACAACTTCAGGGAatcgaacaaacaaacaaaaatcgtAGAGAAGATACCACAATCAGACATGCTTTTGAGCTGTTTAGTTTGGCAAGAAAGCAGCTAGTTGTATTATAGAAACCTCACAGTGAAAAGAGTTATGCCCCTTCGAGATTACAAAGCACAGTATTCAGTCataatttatagatatatttcttTCGTTTTTAAAAAAGTCCTTCTAGAATGAATTGGATCTTGATAAACTGTCTTGTACCGTTGGTATCCAATGCCGTGGCTTTTCCCCAGATGCCTCCGaaaaactctttttttccttttatttcattttgtaccAAAAATACGTctttgaaaaatgaatgaatggttGATGAAACACACGAAACAAAACCGAAGTCTTCCTTGAGGACACACTGGAGGCCCAGATCTGGTCgtacttccaaaaaaaaagaaagagagaaaaaaaaactattgttccAAAGTTTTTCCAAACACTTTTCCATGTGGAATTCATCTTTGTGAAGGAAAAGCatgactttaaataaatcattcagtcCTTCATATGATCTGGTGCACAATGCTCTGCCAGTCACCCGCATTGCTGGTCAATCAATCAGTGTAATttactttaaatgacaaaacatcataaaaaaaaacaaatcaggaATTAAATCGAGGGGTGAGGACATCTGAGCATTACATAATATTCAAAACTTCTGCAAACGTTTTGACAACTTCTTTTCTATTAAATACTTTGGTCTTTGGTCAATAGTTCTCTTCTCAATTTATACAGATACTGTACACACTCAGATATACGAGCGTATGTGTTTATGTACGgtataaatgtgtatgtgtttttcacACTTGTTCCATAAAGGACTTTTTGCACAAAACATCAAGATCAAAATAAATAAGGAATTTCCGAACAAAACATGAGTACCTGTATTTATATtcacctgaaataaaaaataacagagaaaaaaaaaaaacgtcacacaaaaataaaactggagAAAATGCCTTATGTAAAGCGTTTTTCTTCGGCAAGTAAAGGCCTTTATTAAATAAACAGACTTTGCATCTTTCAAGCAGCCTGAGTGAGAGGCTTAAAAACAATCGTCCTGGTGCACAGCCATATCCATGAGCGCCACGACTCTTCAGTCTGGAGTCTGCTTTGTTTTTTCAATAATCTTCCTTTTTTCAAGTGATGGCGATGGCTACTTGTTTGTCTTCTGCTTTCCTCCAGAAATCCTCCTCTCTGGGGAATTGTGGGAATCCAAAGGAACTCTAGTGCGCTGCTAACTGTTGGGAGGTCCGTCGTTCAGGAAGTAAGTGGTCATCTCACCCTTGCCTTTCACCTTCACGACCCCTCGACACTCCAGCTGGTAACCTTTACTGGACAACACCTGGTGCAGGTCTGTGGTCACCTGCAAGGCATCCAGTAAAACATCATAAATCACTTCTAAACCACTTGCTTATTATGACTAAGGCATCTAAAGGCTTGAAGGTTTACCTGAATACGGTCTGGGACCCCTGTACTGTCCATCCGACTGGCCACGTTTACTGTGTTTCCCCAGATATCATACTGTGGCTTCCTGGCGCCAATAACGCCTGCGACCACTGGCCCAATGTTcagtcctgcacacacacatgcatatgccAATTTAGAAATGTACCCTTAgtattcatgtttaaaaaaaaaaaaaaaattatgtcgtGTGACGCCATGtagtatattttagtattatttatatactcttatagtatttaaataatattgtgaatttgcttttatttttatttattttttattttattaaatttttttatttctatttagctgtaagttattttaatttcaattttatttttttattttatttcagttagttgccaaggcatcatttctatttttttgtctaatattataaatgtattattattttataaataatatatacatttataattattaataaatgtatattattttatttaatgtaatatactataaatgtattattattaaaaaatacaattgtgtgcgataatattttaataaaactttaataataaaataaaataataataataaaagtttaattacaaatacagtttttttattgtattagttaacaataacaatgagTGTAACTATCAAGTCAAGTTAAGATGCATACACGCCTTAaaattttcagaaagtttttttattatttaataaaaaattataattttttttcatgtaaaaaatatttatgattattttttttttattttattttttttgtggggagatgtaccacatgacattttacaacttaAACTAATCTTGCCTTGTGGTAAAAACTGAGTTACAATTTTCAGTTTATCatggcaaaaaattaaaaaaaatggccaaatttTCAATTCGTATGTTTAAATGTGGTCATTTTTGTCAATCTGAATGAATCCAGTCTGATTTTAGATTATGAAAGCTCTGTTTATATGAATCCTGAACTACCTCGCATTGTCATAAATAGTCAGACAATCATGCACCACATTTCACCACAACTTTTTCAGACGTTTAGAAAAACAAATCGGCAAACAATGGACACCAATGTGACCCCTACCGATCTTCATCTGGAAGTTGTTGAAGGAATGCTCATTGATGTATTTCATCTGTTCGCGGAGGTGCATGGCATAGTCGGCCAGGGCGGTTATATGCGAGCGGCCTTCCTTGTCATAGGTGGAGTCGTTGAGGCCAGATGCGGCCATGTAGGTGCTGCCAATGGTCTTTATTTTCTCCAGCTGCCTGTATTTCTCCTCACTGATGATCTGCAAGAGAGGAGAGATATAGAGGGGAGGTTTTCAGaaatatacattactgttcataAGATGCTTTCATATTGGTCATACTGAATGGTGTAATAATTAAAGATTCCCTTATTCTTTTCAAACACAAACCTCATCAAAATCAGCGATGATCTCATTGAGGAGCCTCAGACACTCCACTCCCTCGTTGTTGGCCTCCAGCTCCACGTAGAACTCGGAAAAGTTGCTGATGGAGGCGAACATGACGGCCACACACTCACACGACTGATAGTACAGCTCGTCATTCCTCCTCTCTCTGGCTAGAAAGTGGGCGGCCACATCTTTGGGCAGGATGTTGTGGAGGAGCCGGCGGTTGTAGGCTTGAAGTTCCTCCATCTCCTCCTTTTCTTCTGTGGCCTGTAGAAGAAcagacaaattatattttttaaattctgaaaggAGGACATTCTCGatgtattttataaacaaattgtttattgacattttattttatatcttagtGTGCCAAGCTAATAACGACAAAGATCTGTAGCAGTAGTTCAATGGTTAAAATTTTGGTGTTGGCCAAAATACTGTAGGCTCAAACCCTGACCTGAAGTTTCCAAAGGAAGTCTAGACGAGCCGTTGACTCCACTTGCTGGGCATGTAGGTACAGTGCTAGTACAAAAACAGTGAGGATCACCGGGGTCATGACCTTTAGGGACACTTTAGTCACCCTGAAAGCACTGAAATGAGAGCGATCAGGTCAGCCACAGGATAAATTATTCACATCACAGCATGGATGTAACAGAATACAGCACACAGCCACAACAAAGAGTTCGTGTCTTCAagtcaaaattaaaaatcattcaaaaaaatgatGAAGACATGGAAACAAAGACTGTGTTAACTGCACATACCACTGCTCAGTAGTTGTATTGAGATTGGACCTGTGAAAAACCaacaagataaaacatttttgcatttagaaaaataataaattaaaaattacaaataacggGAAGCATAAGAGACTAATTTTAGTCTCACCATTGCAGAGTTTCAttgaaaacactaaaaaaaaaaacaaaaaaaaaaacatgcagtgtaaAGGTTAACATCACAAGAACATTTAAAccttacagcatttatttatatcacaaataaacaaactatataCAAATCAGTATTCAAATcagagatattttaatgtttttctattttatattacttttattgcattttataattttatttatttttatattatttcatatatgttataatTAATATCGCAAATaagttttaattgaaaaaaaaaactttaaaatgattaaaaataattctcGTTAATTGCTGACAGATAgatcaaaatatcaaataatcataatataatagcatatcaattattttaaataacattgttGCAACCCACAGTATTTCATATGTTAATactaaattaatgtaataaaatgtcattgtatTATTGAATATAATCACCAACAACAGGCCACAGAAAGGCCGCCCTCTAGAGGCTGGCAGCGGTACTCACAGAGCATTGGCAGTAACGAAGAGGTCTGAGTTGTCAAACAGCGCCACCTCTGGCCACTCCACAAGCAGCAGGAAAGTGAGCTGGATGAGCAGCATTAAAGCCAGCTTCCCTATACTACTGATCTGCAGGAACACTGAGCAGGCCAACAGGGTCAGCAGCACGCTGTAGCTGAAATACTGAAAGAGACACGGGGGATAAAACATGAATCCATTTTTCATTTGCAACTAAGCTTTGCTCTTATAGTGTgactacacacacattttaccTCAGGGAAGGGGCAGGAGGGAGTGTTGCTGGGACAGATACTCAGGCCGTCGGGTGCAGAGCGAGACAAGTTGTGAATCACACAGGGAGTCACCATCTCTGACGACCAGTTAAACCGCTCCGCGACACAGTCCACAAGCTTCTGTGTATCACAGGAAAACTGCAGGAAACACAAAACATACACTCAGGCTGCAAAATACACAATCAGATTTTCTTCTACAAAtcagaactgatttggagaaatgttgcgttacatcacttgctcaccaactgatcctctgcagtgaatgggtgccgtcagaatgagagtccaaacagctgataaaaacatcacaataatccacaagtaatccacaccactccagtccatcagttaacatcttatgaagctTTAAAAAAACTGCGTTTGTAAGAAACTGCAAACAGCGTaggctttgatttgaacgaaaacaacaTATccgtgtggtgcggctgacagAACAACATATGTGGTTTGTgctcagtggatactctccacaATGGCACTATGgtcggtgaaaaaaaaaatcattatttttgttttctttgcatacaaaaagtagctttgtaaaattacggttgaacccctgatgtcacatggattattttaccgatctctttgctacgtttctgtgcgttgatgggagggtcagagagctctcagaatgcatcaaaaatatcttaatttgtgttccgaagatggattatgggtttggaatgacatgagggtaattattcacagaattgtaattttggggtggagtaaccctttaatggatTTTAACTGTAACCATTGTTTTctttaacattattattgctTTCTTCAATGAAAAAATCATCTCGGctgaaacaggagagaaatatgcacagatcaagcaccatttacaagtgaaaacagtctaaatcagttctaaacaaatacattGGTGGCTTTCAAGGTTTCGATATTATAAaatatggacttgtattttgcatagaagtgatggtttaaagtcaaaacaatttaaaatggtgggtttgtttcttacaaacagcttttcacttcacagtgtatgatggactggagtcgtttggattacttttggattattgtgatgtttttatcagctgtttagactctcattctgacggcacccattcactgcagagcatccattgctgagcaagtgatgtaatgataaattcctccaaatc from Cyprinus carpio isolate SPL01 chromosome B23, ASM1834038v1, whole genome shotgun sequence includes:
- the LOC122141949 gene encoding testis-expressed protein 49-like; its protein translation is MAFFGLTYLGYQNPFGDRMVTSRHNNLTRDSSDLHLGSQSRYQDLSRRVQRSPKELYRVPVTDNQQYGWWVSTDGLKNREPWTQTRRFPRKNSEMTKFVNEMSMTCPDFSLF